The DNA sequence CTAGTATAATGGCTGGTATGATGCCTCTTATGCCTCCGCCATCAACTGAAAGGATGTATTTGGTCATGGTGTGTCCAGGAAAGGTGAATATGTTCAGTGGGAAAAAGCCCACCAGGATAAAAGTCGGAGTCCTGTAACTGGGGTAGCAGTATTACGGGAAACCAAGATACTGAAGCCTACCGACAACATTATAGTAAGAATAATGGTGAATCATCAGGCTGTAACGAGAGTAAACACATAAGTGACCTCGAAAAGTACAGAACCGAAGGCTGAACCTACCATGGCTTGGTGAAGGCAACATGGGCAGTTGAAACCCGAATGATACAACTGAACCACTTTGGCGGGGTGATAGTGACAGCATGATGATAAGGACATATGAGCAACTGGAGAAGCCCTCCTCGTCCCAAGGAGAAATACCTTGGAGTGGTAGGTTCTATAACTAGATAAACTAGGAAAAGAAACCGAAGATGAGAGGGTGGCGGATGGGTGCGTAGTAGCGAAGAAGTGAGGTAACTCTCACGGAGCAAAGGCACCCTACTAGTAGGAATCTTTTGACAAAAGGAAGGTAAAGGTAAAAATGATAAAAATACCAATAAAATTACAAGACCTGAGAAGAAAGATATATACCAAAGCAAAGGCAGAACCGGAATGGCGATTCTGGGGAATCTATGTTCATGTCTGCAAAATGGAGACACTGGAGGAAGCCTACAAGCTAACGAAGAAGAGTAATGGAGCACCAGGAATTGATGGAGTGACATTCGAATCAATAGAAGCAACAGACTTAAGAGGGTACCTCCAACAAATAAGACACGAGCTAATAACCAAAACCTATAGCCCAAATAGGAACCGGAGGAAGGAAATACCAAAATCTGAAGAAAAACTCAGAATGTTGAACATACCCTGCATCCGGGATAGAGTAGTGCAAACAGCACTAAAGCTAATAATTGAACCAATATTCGAATCTGACTTTCAGGACGGATCATATGGATATAGACCAAAAAGAAAAGCGTGTGAAGCAATAAGCAGAGTAGCAAAAACAGCAATCGAAGGCAACACAAAATGTATTGACCTAGATCTGAAATCCTACTTTGATAACGTGCGACATCATATTCTTATGGAGAAAATTGCAAAAAGAATAAACGATAAAGAAGTCATGCGCTTAATTAAGCTAATCCTCAAGATAGGAGGAAAACGAGGAATAGCACAGGGATCACCAATTTCGCCATTACTGAGTAATATATACCTAAATGAGGTAGACAAAATGCTAGAGAAAGCAAAAGAGGTGACTAAAGAGGGAAAATATCAACATATAGAATACGCCAGATGGGCTGATGATTTAGTGATACTGATAAGTGGACACCCAAAATGGAAATGGCTAGAAAAATCAGTTTACAAAAGGGTACAAGAAGAATTAGCAAAACTAAAAGTAGAAGTAAATGAAGAAAAGACAAAAGTAATCAATCTAAAAGAAGGAAGAATATTCAGCTACTTAGGATTTGATTTTCGAAGGAAAATTACAAGACAAGGAAAGTGGAGCATACAAACAACACCACAGATGAAAGCACGGACAAACCTAATACGCAAGTTGAAGGAAATATTTCGCTGCTATAAGTCGCAACCAATAGGAAGAGTGATTCATATCATTAATCCAATATTGAGAGGGTGGGTAAACTACTTTAGGATTGGACACTCAAGTCGAACCTTCAGGTACGTGAAACAGTGGGTAATGAAGAAAGTAAGACGCAACTTAATGCGAGCCAGAAAAGCAAAAGGATTTGGCTGGAAGAAGTGGAGTAACGAATGGATATACCGAACGCTAGGTTTATATGAAGACTACAGAATAAGGTATTACGTTCCGAAAGCATTACCAGCACAATATGCTATAAACTTTGGTAAAGAAACTACTAGGAAAGCGTAGTGCGGAAAACTGCATGCTGCGTTTGATGAGGCGGGAGCTGGAAACGTAAATATGGGAATTTGGATTGAGGCCCATGATGAAAAATAATGGATCAGCCACCAAACCCTAAAGAGGCGCGCCAGTTCCCGACCCTACGTTAGGTATTTATTGATTTTATTAACTTGTTCGCTTTTTGTCCATTTCTTGCCAACTTATATGCTCTTGCTCCCTTGATTTTCACTGCTGAAAATTGAGGAGGAGTTTGTGTTATCTCACCAACAAAATCCTTAATCGCACAATTTATTTGATTATACTGAGGTTTTATAGTGCTGGTTCTAATAATATCACCATCTAAATCGTCCGTAGTTGTTTGCCTTCCCCATTTGATTGTGAAATTGTATGCCTTTAAGTCGCAGGATAAATACGGTATAGTTTTTGTTGCTTCATCAAGAGCAATCGGTAACACACCTGAGGCCAAAGGATCAAGTGTTCCCAGATGACCAGCTTTTTTTATTCCAAAAATCCTTTTAACTTGGGTTACAGCTTGCGCAGAACTAATTCCTATTGGTTTGTCAAGATTCAGCCAGCCATTTACCATATATCAATCTTACATAATTAGTAACAATTTAGAAAGTAGATAAAATACTAAGTTGTTAATAAAATGCTTGACTAGCGTGCATTATTGATATATGATTAATTTTTTATTAACCTTAATAAGGAGGAAGTGATTATGACTACAAGTATATGGAAACTAAAAAACATAGCACCTATAACAAAAATGGGTATTGAAGGTACAGTTGCACTTGCATCTTTAGCGGGAGCAATAACAGCAATATTAATTGCTACTAAAGTAATTGCTGGCCCTGCATCTTTAGCACTTGTTGCTGATCCTGCTGGAATTGTAGCTCTATTTACTGTGGCTGCATATTTTGCCTTAGTAGCTTATGCTTCATATCAGCAAATGCATAAGAATGAAGAAATAAGTGAAGCTAAAGCAGGCGCTAAAACAGAAGTTGAAGAAAAAATTAAAGATTTAGCTACTAAAGATGAGTTGAATAGCAAAGCTGACAAGTCTGACATTGAAACTCAATTGAATAGCAAACTGAATTCAAATGATCTTGAAGGCAAAGTTAGAGAACTTTTACCTGCTCTCTTAGTAAATCCTGATGTTGCTAATGTGAATGCTGAAAACGCATTGGCAGACATTTAATAAATAAATTAGTATGACTGGAGGTAGGTTTTCTACCTCTTTTTTTCTCCTTTCATTTGAATATGTAAAGGTTAAGGCAATCTCACTGCCATTAAGTTAAGGGAAAGAGAAGTTAAGATTGGACAAAAAATTTGAAGCGATTGATAATTATGGTAAATACTAGGGTGAATTTTTAAGAAAAGGGAGTCTGAAAAGTGCAAGTTATTTAAAAAAGTAATAATTGCAGGTTATTTTGCAAAGAATGTACTAATGCAATGATACTGAAAAGATATCTTGAATTTAAAACACATGTTTTCTAGCTCTTTTCTGGTAGTTGAGTGAACGAATATCAGATATCTTATGACGATCAACTCTTCTCCCTTTTCTTACCACTAAAGTGTTCATCAAAAATAACTGTGATAGTCGATCCATAATGCAGTCTATGTCTGACTCTGTAGAAAAAATATCAAAGGCTAAGTTTTTAATCGCATTAAATGAGACAGATTTATTGATGCTTTTTTTTAGTTTACTATTCTGTGCGCTCAATGTCTCTTCATCATCTTCTATCATGATACTTTCTAGATTACTGATGAAGATAGTTGACCAAAAATCCTGCTTGATAGTTTCAATACTTTTTCCTGTGAAATTCTCTAAATTTAATCTTCCCTTCAGCCTAGAAAAAAATGTTTCTACTCCCCAGCGCAAGTAATATAATCTCTCAAACTCTTCGACTGTAAAACTTTGCTCATCTAACAGAGATGTTACTAACACTTCAACTTCTCCAGAAGAAAGTATTATTTTGACTAACCTGAATTTCATCTCATCAGGTAATCCTAGCTTTCGTAGCTGTCTTGCTACTTTAATAGGTGCGGTAGACACTACCACCATACTAGATGGGCTTTCCGGCTTAAACATAGCGTTTATTTCATTGAAAGACGAACTTGGACAGCGAATTATATAATTGATTTTCCTTCCTGTAAGCTCAGCAAGAAATCGATAAGATACGTATCCTCTATCACAGATTAACAAATCGTCTGATTTTATGGATTCAAGCATACCGATCGCTAAATCAACCTCATAGCTGTCACCTCTACTTAGCACAGATTTTATTGCAATATTATTTAGCACATCGTAGCAAACTTCAAAGGTTGCACTTGTATAGTCTTCAAATCTCTGGATTCCATTCCATACTGCTCTTGAGCCAAACTCGCCTATTATTTTGTCGCTCTTTGGCAGAATCAGTATTGAAGCATCAAATGCAAGTACTCTGAAGCCATGGTGGGTTTTAAATTCCTGATCTTGGTAGTATAGGGAAACTATATCATCATTTAACTCTGAAAACGCAGTATGCTTTAGCTTCTTTCTTGCTTGAGTAAATGCACTTGCCGTAATTGTGTAATCTTTTCTTGTATGCAGAACAAACTCATTAAGCATTACTTGTAATGACTTTACACTCTTTCTAAAAATCAGGAGAAATACATTAATGAAGGGCAGCTTTCTTTTTCGTGAGAAGTCTTTTGAGGATGCTCTGTGTGCGTTTATAAAGTTTAAACTCATCAATTTATTTTTTATAAACATGATTATTCTTTTTTTTACTCATGTCATTACTTCTTTTAATTTGTGGATCTTACCTGATTTTACAATACAGTCCATCACTTTCCCTTAACTTAATGGCAGTGCTCTTGGTACAGCTTTAAGTTATGCATGCAGATTGAATGAGGTACGTGTTGCAGAATTAATACTTAGGTATGTTGATAAAATTGATAATGAAGATGGACATACTCCTTTACATTGGGCCGCTAAAAATAATCATTTTAATATAGTAGAAACTCTATTGAATAGGGGAGCAAATATTAATGTAGTAGATGAATTGAAAAGAACTCCTTTACATCTTGCTGCTATGGAGGGTCACAAAGATGTAGTAAAAATTCTGTTAAATCAAGGAGCAGGTGTTAATGCAGTAGATAGATTTAAAAAGACTCCTTTAATTTTGGCTGCTTACAAGGGCTGTACAGAGGTAGCAAAGGTTCTAATAGAAGCAGGAGCTGATGTTAGTATTCAAGACAATCAAGGTAATACTTTCATAAAGAAAACTCTAGTAGAGTTAGAAAAACTTTATCGTAAAGTTTTTCTTCATTATGGACAAACTTGTAGTTTTATGTACGCAGATTATTTTGATGCAACGCCTGTTATCTCAGCCGAAATTAGGGGGAAAATTGAGTGGTGTCGTTTGTTATTAAAGCAAGAGGCTAATATTGATAGTTATGAATTTAGCAGTATTTATAAGTGTATTATAAGTATTCTTGAAGATAAAAATTCTGATAGAAAACTAATTGGTATAGGTGAGTTAATTGACTTATTACAAGAACACTATTATGAACTAAGTGATAGAAATAAAAGTATTCTTAAAGATAATTGTCCTGACGATTTTGAGATTTATGGAAAAATGGAGCAGATGCTATCTTGTGAATTTCCCACAATATACAGGGTTATTTTATTGTGTAATGAGCGTCCAGAAAATGTTTTAAATCTATTAAAAAATCGCGATAACAGAGACCGACTAAAGGAGGAGCTTAAAGCTTATCGAAAAAATTGTTCGTATGCACCGTTTCCTACATATGATTGGCTTAAAAATTATCTCCCTTTTAGAATAGAATGTAAAGAAAGAGAGATAAAACGTGAAATAGGACGTAAAGAAAGAGAGATAGAAGAAAATATTACGCGCGGTAAGTTTGCTGTTGTATCTTCTCAAAAAGAAGGAGAAGAAAGGAAAGATGAAGTTGTCTTCCGTGCTGATAATATGCTGTATAGTATTTTAACAAATATGGATAGTAATAATAATTCTTCAGGAAAAATAGAACATATAGTATATAGACAAGCTGATATATTCAAAAAAGAGTTAGAAAAATTTGACAAAAAGGACTTACAAAATATAGCAGTTGCATCTTTGATCCGTCAAAACATACCAGATGCAGAAAATAAGGATTTACAAAATATAGCAATTGCATCTTTGATCCGTCAAGACATACTAGATGCAGAAAATAATGCTAACGGTATGATCCTCTGGAGTGAACACAAAGGAAAGATTGTCCTAAGTGTTGTTGGGCTATGTATAGCTGGTGCTATTGCAGCCTGTGTGTTGGCGTATCCTGTAGCTGCACTAGCTTTAACAGTTTTAGCAGCAGCTATATTAATGGTCGCTGGTATTGTCAAAGCTTGTGAGAAATCAGAAGATCCAGGGACGAAAAAGTCAAATGTATCTGTTTCTATAGGCAGTGGAGAAGCAGCTCGTTCATTTTTTTGAGCTTTGTAGTATTATACAGCGCAAAACTTAAACAAGTCAACCCAATTCCGCCAACTACTGCTATGATATGCATTTTCAGGACATAGGATACAACGCTGCTTACTAATAACACTGTGCCAGCAACACCAGCCAGGATTGCTTGTCTTTGCCGTGTTAATGATTTTTCATCTGCAGCATCAAAACATGGTTCAGCGGGAGAGGGGCTTTCAGGAACATTAGGCTCTTACGCAATAATTTTGAAGCTCTGGGGTCGTTTCACATGCAAGTTAAGATTATCACTATTTTTATTATATAATTAAGTATTTAGCACTAATTTCTCTCAATTTCTGGCACATCGATCTCCTGTTGCTTTTGTAAATTAAGATGCTAAGCCGAAAACCTTTTCATCTGCTCACTCCATAACATCGGTATTTTTCTCAAATCAACTAACTTCAAACCTCTTGGTTGTTTTCCACTCACTATGTCTTCTTTAATCTCTGGTGCTAAATAATTCAGCCTTAAAATTTGTTGTATTCGTCTTGTACCTATATTAATTTTTGCACTCAACTCTCCTATGCTTCCATATTTTCCTTCCTCTAATTGACGTTTCCACAAATGAGCTCTTACCACTGCTTTCAGTAGCGCATTATTTGTTTTCCCTTCTGGTTCGATTACTGTGCATTTGTTCCTTTCTTTTTTAACCACATTGGTATAAATGTCTTTTCTGACTCAGAATGCACTTCTATTCCATCTTCTTCTATCAATACTGTTCTTATTAGCTTTTTCATTACTTCTTTCTGCTTTCCAAAACTTAAATTTTTCCATTCTTCTGCTTTTTCTCCCCATTTTTCATATAAATCTTCTACTCTCTTCATCACTTCTTTTTCCACTTCTCCTGCTACTACTGTTCGATTTACTGATTCACAATTTTTTCCCCTTAAATGATTGTTGCATACGTAATATCGATATCTCTTATTCTCTTTTTTTGCATACGTCAGCGTCATATTTACATCACAGCTCTTACATTTAATTATTCCCCTAAGCAGTGCTTCCTCGTATTTCGCCTTTCTATATGGTTGATTCTTTATCAATTCCTGTGCTTTCTGCCATTTTTCTTCTTCTATTATCGCTTCATGCTTTCCCTCATACTCTTTTTCATAATGCCTGATTTTTCCCACATATATTGGATTTGTTATTATTCTTCTCACCGTTGCCTTTTTAAAGATATCAGACCTTGTTCGATATCCTTCTCTGTTTAACTCCCTTGCCAATTCTGCCATTGATTTTAGCTCCAAATATCTTTCAAATATATGCTTCACTGTTTTTGCTTCTTTCTCATTTATTACTAACTCTTTATCTTTTACATCATACCCAAATGGCAAAATTCCTCCCATCCATAATCCTTGCTCTTTTGATGTTGCTATTTTATTTTTTACCCTTTCTACGATCATCTCTCTTTCTAGTTGTGCTGCTCCTGATAACACTGTTTGTACGAACTTTCCCATTGGCGTATTATTTGTCAAATATCTGCGTTACTGCTACAAAATTTACTCGGTGCCTTCTAAAAAATGATGTTACATCTATACTGTCTTTTGTTTCCCTTGATAACCTGTCTAATGTATATACTACTACACAATCTACTTCTCCTGCCTTTACATCTTCAAATAATTCCTTTATTGCTGGTCTTTCTAAATTTTTCCCTGAAAATCCGCCATCATCGTACCTTTTCGCCAATATTACCCAGCCTTCTCTGCTCTTTATGTACTTTTCACATGCTACTCGCTGCGCGTCCAAGCTATTAAACTTTTGTTCTAGTCCATCTTCATTTGATTTTCCTCTTTTAGCATTCTCTCTCCTCAATTTCCACTTTTATCACGCATGTGAATATGAGGAAGAGGCCGTTCTATGATTACTCATATTGGTTTCCTCTTCCTCTATTCCCAAACCCGGCGTGCACCTTTCGTTATACACCGGGCTTTCCAATGTTTTATGCGCGTAGTCGGGGTAGCGTAGCTTAACCAAATCATGACGACCTACTTTAATATCTGCCATCAGCATGATATTCAACCACCGATACCTTGATCTGTTCTCCATTTTCTGCCTGTAGCGTTTACAGAGAACTCTCCGGGATGTATCTGGGTTTTTCTTCTTTAACCATCTCCATAACCTGTTCCACACATAGTGATCCAGTGCTGAAAAAACACATTTAGCATTATGACAATGGCGATAAAAATTTCCCCAACCCCGTATTATTGGGTTAATCATGCTAATGATCTCTTCCATAGAGAGATGTATATATTTTCGTAGTGTTTTCTGTTTGATTTAGTACCGAAAGTCTTTAATTTTTTCTTTCGGTATTTCTACTCGAGACCAATATCCCCACCTCTTATCCCACCTAAGACGTATGCGGTGACTAAGGAATGTGAACCCTTCATCTAAGCGCGTTACTTTGGTCTTTTCTTCAGACAAGGATAATTTTAATTCCTCGAGAAGAACTTCCCTTAAACGTGCCTTTTCACGCATAGCATCTTCTTGTGTACCGTTTACCAAGATAACAAAGTCATCTGCGTAGCGGATAGGAAGATAAACTGGACGTCCAGCTTTACGCTCTCGGTGGCGATATATTCGCAAAGCATCTACAGGGCGTTTATACGGAAGGCCATTTTTCTGTACTGGGTACTTCACATACTGACCATATGAGTCTTCAATTCTTGATAGACTAATATTTGCCAGCAGAGGTGATAATACCCCGCCAACAATGTTGCAAATTTTTCTTTTCTTCTCGATTATTTCCAGGAGAGTTTGGTAGCTCTTTTACACGAAATACCACATTTACGTCCTCAAGGTTAATTTCAATTCTCTTGACTAACGTTCTAATAATATCACGTTTAGTTAGCCAGCCTGCGTTATCAAGGTTTGATGTAATATTGGAAGAAAAGTCTTCTAAATTGGTTATAACCAAAGTTAATTCCTGTTTTAATTTCTTTTGATCGAATATCCTTTTCTTCTCCTCTTCAATTGTTTTTAAACTTTGTTTCATTGCTTTAATTCGTGGTTCAAATTCTTCTTGATTATTGAGCATAACTATCAATAAGTCTAGCAATACCACGTTTTAATTTATTTTCTTGTTTCTCTAGTAAATCGCTTTTTTGATCCCATGATGATTTTTTAAGCTCTGAAAGTCTACGCCTGTATTCTTCCAAAACCCTATTTGGATTTTTCAATAAATGCTTAACCTCTTCCCACACGGCTGTTTCTAATGCATCTGTACGAATGTGTTTATTATCACAAATTTTATTACCACCAAAACGGTAAGAATCTCTACCTATACAACGATAATAAGCATAATGATCAATTTTTTCTCCTCGCTTATTTCTTACAGGACTTCCGTAATATGCATAACGACAACGCTTACATACTTGTAGTGAATGTTTTGCTCCTCTTTCTCTTGTCCTTGCTATTTTTCTATTTTCAGCTAATTGTTCTTGAGCTATATCAAATACATCTTCGTCCACTATATTTGGCACTTTAACATAAATCCAATTTGCTTTTTCAACAGAATAGGTAGAGTAATTATCTTTCGGTTGTTCACAAGAATGTTTCTGTGGTCTGATATGTTGTACCTACTTTTGTTTTACCAAAAGCCGCTTGTCCTTTGTAAGCAGGATTTTTTAACATACCCCAAATCACACTTCTATCCCAGCACTTTTTTCCTGTTCGTGTTATAATAGACATAGTGTTTAGCCGACGACACACTTCCCCAACTTTCTCTTCCTACCCACAAAAATACTTTCCTAACAATATTAGCTTCTTCTTCGTTTATTTCAAATAAAGCTTGTCCTCCTCCCATATATTTATCTATATAACGATAACCATAAGGAGCTCCTCCCATTACGCTTACACAACCTTTATTAGCTGCGTAAATCTTTCCGCGACGACTTCGTTCCATAATTTTCGCTCGTTCATATTCTGCTATCATACCTTGCATTTGTAACAGTAACTGAGATTCTGGATTATTGTTAATCTCATAATTTAAGAAAACCGTTTCTGCTCCTGCTTTCTCAAATTCTTCAAATTTGATATGCATATTTCCTAGATAAGCGATCAGGTGAATGAATCTATCAATTTTACCTTCTGTTACTTTATCATGTAATTTTTCTAGATCAGGACGGACTAACACTGTAGCCATTGTCAATAAATTTATACTCACTTGTACCCATCCGTACTAATTTGCTTCTCTAAAGCTGCAACTTGACTTGCTATTGTATTTTCTTGTGCTTGTTTCCCTGAAGAAACTCTTGCATATAAACTCACTGTTACCATTTGATCCTCCTTGAATCCCATTTTTATGTTTTAAATTTTTTTGGCTTACTTGCTTTGACACGGCTTTTTCATAAGCATCTAACAAATACTTTTCTGCCAACTGGTTAGTTTCATAGCTACAGCTAATCCGTATAGCTAATCTCTTATTCCCCATGAACTTTCCTTGAAATAATATGTTCATATCATTCATTGAAACTGATGGTTAATTGATTGTTGGCACTATAAATAAATGGCACTCTTGTTTTTGGACATAGAAGTTTTCGAGAAATGCTTTTCTCTAATTTTACGTTTTTTGCAACATTGTTGGCGGGGTAATCTCCCCTGTACTTGCTAACTTGACCCTTGATGGTTTCGAAAATGTTATCAGTAAACATTTCGGGAACAAGAAAACGCAAGAAATATGGTGCGCACGTGATTCGCTACGCGGATGACTTCATAGTAACTGGAAAATCAAAAGAAATTCTTGAGACTAAAGTTAAAAGGCTAGTAGAGGATTTCCTCAGCGACAGAGGGTTAACTCTATCCACAGGAAAAACCAAGATCACACACGTAGAACAGGGATTTGATTTTCTAGGTCAGACAGTACGAAAGGAAGATAATCATCAAACCTTCAGCAGAAAGTACAAACCGACTTCTGAAGCGCATCCGGTGCTTGATTCGTAAGAACTGCGCAGCAACCCAAGAAAAAGTAATAGAACTGCTCACACCTCAAATTCGAGGGTGGGTCTATTACCACAGGGGAATATGCGCAAGAAAAGCTTATGAGAAAGTGGATTCTGAGATTTTTAAAGCCTTATGGCAATGGTCAAAACGCAGACACCCTAATAAAGGCTTACGCTGGATTAAGGAGAAATACTTTAAAACAAAAGAAGCCAGAAGATGGTGCTTTGCAGCGCTGACTAAGAATAAAGGTACAGTTGAGTGGAAGGAACTCTTTCAAGCAACAAGCGTACCAATTCGTCGCCACAAGAAAATTCAAGCTGAGGCAAATCCCTACGATAAAGAATGGTATGCCTACTTTGAAAAACGTAGATCAAATAATCCTTCTCTTTATGAGGATGATAAGATATGATTAATGTTAATCCTAGTAAGGAATTTGAAATGCCAGAATATTTGAAGGAAGCTGTTGCCGGTTCTCGAGAAAAGGACTTAAGATGGCTCGAGCCGTATGAAGGGAAACTGTGCGCCGTGGTACGCATTAAGAAATACTTAGCGGAGCTAAGCGGGGTTCAGAATAAAGGGCCTCGAGGTGAACAACTAACTTTAACCCGAAAGGGAAGGAGGACAAGAGCATGTATGTAAAGCGAGAGTTATCTGAAGATGTGTAAGATAACGGCTTGCAACACCTGATCAATATGGTTAAAGCTAAACTGCTTGAATTCCAATCTTCAGGGGTGGAACTTCACATCCATGGGTATCACATTTAAAACCCCATGTCTACAGTAAGCAAAGATTAAACTTTCGTCTGTGTGACATTCTGGCTGTAGAACGATAAGTAGTGAACTTATTTAAGAGGATGAATAGAAAACCTAAGTTGATCTAGAACAGTTCTTAGTGACGGAACATGGGATGACCTAAGGAATGCGAGTTCTATGGTTACGGAGTCATCGTAGTAGTCGTGAAAGTAACGAATCACCGGGGAGTGTGGGAAAGCCACATACAGGGCAAAGGGTGACAGATAATCGAATGTTGAAATTGGGAGGTACGCAGGCTGAAACAATACTTAACATTATACGTGAACGTGGACAAAGAAATTTGCCGGTTAAAAACGTATATCGCCTACTTTATCAGCGTGATCTTTACCTTCGAGCGTATGGCAAACTTTGTTGTAATAAAGGTGCTATGACAGAAGGTGTGACAACTGAAACAGTTGATGGTATGTCTTTGGAGAAAATCGATAAAATCATAGAGGATCTACGCTATGAGCGATATCGGTGGACACCAGTAAAACGTATCTATATTTTAAAGAAGAGTGGTAAACGCAGGCCGTTAGGATTGCCAACATGGTCAAATAAGTTACTTCAAGAAGTAATCCGATTAATATTGGAAGCCTACTATGAGCCTAAATTTAGTGAATGTTCACATGGATTTCGACCAAAGCGTGGATGCCACACTGCATTAAGAGCAGTAATGCAAAAAGGCAGAGGTACAAAATGGTTTATAGAGGGAGATCTCAGTGCATGTTATGACTCAATTGATCATACTATGTTGTTGAAAATACTGAGTGAAAGCTTCCAAGATAACCGTTTTATTCAGCTAATCAATCGACTGTTAAAAGCAGGATATATGGAAAATTGGAAGTACAATAAGAGTCATAGTGGGGTACCACAAGGTTCTATTATTGGTCCAATTCTGAGTAACATATTACTCGATCGGTTAGATAAACATGTGGAGCATATACTAATACCAGCAAATAACCGAGGTAAGCGAAGAAGGACAAATCCAAAATATTTAAGGTTAACCATGCAAGTATCGATGATGAGAAAACAAGGGAACTGGGATCAAGCAAAACAACTGCGTCAATTAGTGCAGAGTATGCCATCTAAGGATTCTTGCGATCCAAATTATCGACGTCTTTGGTATGTTAGGTATGCTTTCTAGTAGGGTTTGCAGGACCAAAAAATGAAGCTGAACAAATTAAAAATGAGATTGCTAAATTCCTCAATGAGGAGCTCAAACTTATGCTTAATGAAGATAAAACGCTTATTACACACGCATGTGATAGCAAAGCCAATTTTTTGGGTTATGAAATACACGTCTTGCATGCAGATGATAAACATGATCATCGGACACAACGATGTATTAACGGTAGTATTGGGTTACGTGTACCACATCATATAAAGCAGAAAAAGTGTTCTGAATATATGCGTTGTGGAAAGCCTATACATTTACCTCAACGTACACTTGATACAGCTTACAGTATTGTTGCTCAGTATCAAACTGAATATCGAGGAATTGTACAATATTACAAAATGGCCTACAACCTTCACACACTAAGTTATTTGAAGTATGTGATGGAAGTATCATTA is a window from the Wolbachia endosymbiont of Armadillidium arcangelii genome containing:
- a CDS encoding ankyrin repeat domain-containing protein, with protein sequence MNEVRVAELILRYVDKIDNEDGHTPLHWAAKNNHFNIVETLLNRGANINVVDELKRTPLHLAAMEGHKDVVKILLNQGAGVNAVDRFKKTPLILAAYKGCTEVAKVLIEAGADVSIQDNQGNTFIKKTLVELEKLYRKVFLHYGQTCSFMYADYFDATPVISAEIRGKIEWCRLLLKQEANIDSYEFSSIYKCIISILEDKNSDRKLIGIGELIDLLQEHYYELSDRNKSILKDNCPDDFEIYGKMEQMLSCEFPTIYRVILLCNERPENVLNLLKNRDNRDRLKEELKAYRKNCSYAPFPTYDWLKNYLPFRIECKEREIKREIGRKEREIEENITRGKFAVVSSQKEGEERKDEVVFRADNMLYSILTNMDSNNNSSGKIEHIVYRQADIFKKELEKFDKKDLQNIAVASLIRQNIPDAENKDLQNIAIASLIRQDILDAENNANGMILWSEHKGKIVLSVVGLCIAGAIAACVLAYPVAALALTVLAAAILMVAGIVKACEKSEDPGTKKSNVSVSIGSGEAARSFF
- a CDS encoding zinc ribbon domain-containing protein — translated: MDEDVFDIAQEQLAENRKIARTRERGAKHSLQVCKRCRYAYYGSPVRNKRGEKIDHYAYYRCIGRDSYRFGGNKICDNKHIRTDALETAVWEEVKHLLKNPNRVLEEYRRRLSELKKSSWDQKSDLLEKQENKLKRGIARLIDSYAQ
- a CDS encoding recombinase family protein, which codes for MSIITRTGKKCWDRSVIWGMLKNPAYKGQAAFGKTKVGTTYQTTETFL
- the ltrA gene encoding group II intron reverse transcriptase/maturase, with protein sequence MIKIPIKLQDLRRKIYTKAKAEPEWRFWGIYVHVCKMETLEEAYKLTKKSNGAPGIDGVTFESIEATDLRGYLQQIRHELITKTYSPNRNRRKEIPKSEEKLRMLNIPCIRDRVVQTALKLIIEPIFESDFQDGSYGYRPKRKACEAISRVAKTAIEGNTKCIDLDLKSYFDNVRHHILMEKIAKRINDKEVMRLIKLILKIGGKRGIAQGSPISPLLSNIYLNEVDKMLEKAKEVTKEGKYQHIEYARWADDLVILISGHPKWKWLEKSVYKRVQEELAKLKVEVNEEKTKVINLKEGRIFSYLGFDFRRKITRQGKWSIQTTPQMKARTNLIRKLKEIFRCYKSQPIGRVIHIINPILRGWVNYFRIGHSSRTFRYVKQWVMKKVRRNLMRARKAKGFGWKKWSNEWIYRTLGLYEDYRIRYYVPKALPAQYAINFGKETTRKA
- a CDS encoding reverse transcriptase domain-containing protein, whose translation is MEIIEKKRKICNIVGGVLSPLLANISLSRIEDSYGQYVKYPVQKNGLPYKRPVDALRIYRHRERKAGRPVYLPIRYADDFVILVNGTQEDAMREKARLREVLLEELKLSLSEEKTKVTRLDEGFTFLSHRIRLRWDKRWGYWSRVEIPKEKIKDFRY
- a CDS encoding group II intron maturase-specific domain-containing protein; its protein translation is MEEIISMINPIIRGWGNFYRHCHNAKCVFSALDHYVWNRLWRWLKKKNPDTSRRVLCKRYRQKMENRSRYRWLNIMLMADIKVGRHDLVKLRYPDYAHKTLESPVYNERCTPGLGIEEEETNMSNHRTASSSYSHA
- a CDS encoding IS4-like element ISWpi18 family transposase, whose amino-acid sequence is MFIKNKLMSLNFINAHRASSKDFSRKRKLPFINVFLLIFRKSVKSLQVMLNEFVLHTRKDYTITASAFTQARKKLKHTAFSELNDDIVSLYYQDQEFKTHHGFRVLAFDASILILPKSDKIIGEFGSRAVWNGIQRFEDYTSATFEVCYDVLNNIAIKSVLSRGDSYEVDLAIGMLESIKSDDLLICDRGYVSYRFLAELTGRKINYIIRCPSSSFNEINAMFKPESPSSMVVVSTAPIKVARQLRKLGLPDEMKFRLVKIILSSGEVEVLVTSLLDEQSFTVEEFERLYYLRWGVETFFSRLKGRLNLENFTGKSIETIKQDFWSTIFISNLESIMIEDDEETLSAQNSKLKKSINKSVSFNAIKNLAFDIFSTESDIDCIMDRLSQLFLMNTLVVRKGRRVDRHKISDIRSLNYQKRARKHVF